A stretch of Myxococcus hansupus DNA encodes these proteins:
- a CDS encoding HPF/RaiA family ribosome-associated protein, producing MRVEIRARNIPLTETLRTYTERRVRFALDRLSDRVKDVVVRLEDANGPKGGVDQVCRVALRLEHGRELAIESADANLLAAIDRTLERASNAVTRAVGRAQRQVSTRVRDAAWQPDEAATLT from the coding sequence ATGCGCGTCGAAATCCGAGCCCGGAACATCCCCCTCACGGAGACCCTTCGAACCTACACCGAGCGCCGCGTGCGCTTCGCCCTGGACCGGCTGTCGGACAGGGTGAAGGACGTCGTGGTGCGCTTGGAGGACGCCAACGGCCCCAAGGGCGGCGTGGACCAGGTGTGCCGCGTGGCGCTGCGCCTGGAGCACGGGCGGGAGCTGGCCATCGAGTCCGCGGATGCGAATCTGCTGGCGGCCATCGACCGGACGCTGGAGCGCGCCAGCAACGCCGTCACCCGCGCGGTCGGCCGCGCGCAGCGCCAGGTCAGCACCCGGGTGCGTGACGCGGCGTGGCAGCCCGATGAGGCCGCCACCCTGACATGA